From the genome of Terriglobales bacterium:
GTACTCGCGTTTTTTAAAGCGCGCCAACAGCGCTGAAAAATCCCCTTCGGTCGAACGTGCCCGCAGCCGCGCAAAGCGCTCGCTGTAGTCCTCTCGGGACTGCGAATGGTCCAGATTTTTCTCGCGCGCCAGGCTGTGAATCAAGTCGGGGTTCTGAATCAAGGTCTCGCCCAGATATTGGCTGTATCCAAAAACGGTCAGTGCGTAATGAATTAAAAAGGGGTGCGTTTCCATGAGGCGAAGCAGCCCGGAATCAGCTTCTGAGCTCAAACGTTCAAAAAGATTGAGTGCAGAATCCGGATCAGGAGAATCCGCCAGCAGCGACGCCAGCAAACGTGTGCTGTCTTCCGATACACGTCCAGCAATCGCGTCCAGGTTGGCTAACGCCCGTTGCTGGTCGCGAAAAGGAATGGCGGAAAGTTGCAGTACGCTCTCGCTCAACTCGCTCAGAATAGCACCATTGCGGCGGCGGATGCCCGCCATCATTTTCACTGCGATGAATTGGTTTTGTTTATAGGCCTTGATAGAGCTGAAAGGGGGCCCAGTAAAAAGGTTTTCGGTAAATGCCGTCGGAGTTCAGCATTGACAGTTTTGCCGCGCGCAGGGCCACGGCTGGATCGCTGCCGGCACTGATCCCGGCATAGAATTGGTGCATGAATTCCGGCGTGGCGGCATCATTCACCTCCCACAGCGCGGCTATAACCTGGTGCGCACCAGCGTATAGAAATGCCCATGAAAGCCCAACCAGGCCCTCGCCGGCGTAGGTGCGTCCTCCTGCTCCTTCACAGCTTGAAATGGTTACAAGGTTAGCTTGTAAGCGTCTGGCTAAGATATCCCGAGCATAAAGCTTGTAGGAACTCTCGTCCCCCGAAAGAATCACGGCGGAATCGAGCGGACTTTCCCGGCTGGCAACGCCGTGTGCCACAAAATGAATGAAAGAAAATCTTTCCGGATTGCTTTCAAGGTAAGCTTTGGCGGTTGCATTCTTGCCTTCATAAATCTGGACTTGGTCTGCCGGGAAATATTTTTTTACCTGACTGATCTCCGAAGCTGCCTGGGGCAGGGTTGTGTATTGAGGGCTTGGTGAAACTGGATCGCCAATTAACAGCATATTTTTCGTACTTGTAGCTTCTTTGGATGTAGCCTTCTCCAGTAGCAGTAACGAACTGGCATTGGTTACCACCACATCTTCAATCCAATAATGGAGCTGGTCGGCCTTCCGGACCAGCAGGGTTTCAAAATTCAATTCATAAAGACTTCCATCAGGAATGATGATGACATGGGAGTTCTCCGGGATGAACTTCTGTGCAGGCGCAACCAGCATCTCATACAGCTTTTGCCCATTGGGGTTCGATGTTTCCCTGACGTCGCGTGGTCCCGCCAGCGCAGCACGATAGCTATGCACAGTCTGGTCGATCTCTGACTGCGGGGGCAACTCAAACATCTCTGTTTGGGAAGATGTAATTGCCCAAAGGTGAGAATGCCCGGGCGAAAGCCGGTAGGATAAGATCACTGTCTTTGTGCGCTTGGCAATCTCCTCGGGGCGAAATTCAGCAGAAATAACTGAATCTGTATTTTGTTTTAATCCAAGCCCTTCAGTAAGGGTTCGAGCCCGATTTAGTTCGACAACGTGCAGAGCTTCGCTGACCTTTTTGCGGCTTAAGAGAAAGGAGACATAATCATCGTAGAAACTGATTACGCTCGAAAGAAACGTCAACTTATAGTCTTCCCGGTTAAGGGAAGCCCGAGTCTGATTGATCGTGCCTAGAGATTTGCGAAATTCTTGGTCTGCCAGTAAAGGTTGGTCTAAAGTTGTGTAAATGTTTGCCAGCCTGGCTTGAGCAATCCAACGTAATGAAAAATTCTTGCTGGAACCATCAATCACCTGTTGCAAGAGTGTTTTTGCCTGCTCAAATTCCCCTCTTCCTTCGGTGATTTTTGCCTGAGTAAATAAAGCATAAAGTTCACTGTCTTTATTACCCCGTTCTAGGTCCAATGATTCCCGGTTGTAAAGCTCGGCATCATCGAACTGTTTCTTTTCGATAGCAATCAGCGCAAGATTATTCAAACACATCGCCCTATCTTGGCGGTCCTCCAATTCCTTTGCCATGGTAAGCGCCCTCAAGTAATAGTTTTGCGCTTCCTCAAGTTCAGCCTTATCCCAATGGATGATTCCTAGATTGACCAGCCGTCTTACCTGATCTTTTTGCAGTCCCAATTCAGCAGAAAGTGCTTCGGCGTCCGTGAACAGCTTCAAAGCTGTATCTAAATCTCCCATTCGGTAGTAACACCAACCCAAATTTCCCATAATCTTGGCCACTAATGCTCGAGCGCCAATTGACTCCGAAAACGCTAAGGCAGCTTTGTCCCTGTCAATAGCCTCTCCGTAATGCTGTCCTTGCATAGAAGCTATACCGAGGCTGCCCAGAGCTCTGGCCTCCAGAAATGGCTGAGATTCACGGTGAGCAATTAGAATAGCCTCTTGAAATGAGTTTTCCGCTGCAACAAGGTCGTTGTTTCGAAGAGACAAGTTGCCTTTCATGAGTACGATCTCACCGGGAAGTCTTGGATCACCGGTTAAGGGAAGGTGTTCAGCCTCATCCAGGAAGCGTTTTGCTTCAGGATACGGCGAAGCTGTGCTTTGCAAAAGCCTGCGCCGAACGGCCACTTCGTCTGTAGAAAGTGACAGCGGTAATTCTGGATCTAACAAGACGAGGGCTTTGTCATTCATGCCTCGCCAAATCAGGATCTCAGCCTGAAGAACGCGAAATCTCCAGGCCCATAGTAGGTCATGATCAGCGTAGTCCTGATACGCGCGGTCAGCTTCTGCTTGCGCCTCGATCAGTTCGCCATGCTGAAACTTCAGCCGCAGAGCTTCATAAACAGTTTGCGGGGAAGGTTGGGTTTGACGGCTGCAAGCAGAAAATCCAACCACACACACTAGCAAGAAAATCCATCTATGGGATTGTCGAGCCATTGCCTTGAGCGCATCCCACAGTCACCGTGCCTGCTGCCGGACATCCCAGCTCCACCCGCAACATGACCAGACGGCGTGCTGAGGAGGAACACAGAAATTGTGCCAGATGAATTTTGCCAAAGTGCTGTATCTCCAGCGAGCAACTGAATTTATTTTCAGCACTGGGTAATGTCGGGTTTAATTCATGGCAAGGGAACTTCGCAACTACATCTGCAGCCGGCGGTCTCTGGTTTGCCGGAGCGTTATATGACTTCAGGGTCTCCTGTCCACCGGGACATTTCTTGAAAATATTCTTGACCAGCGAACGAACGATCATGCCTTTAGATTCCGTAACTCCATCTCCACAGTTCTTCTTGTAGGCATCGTATGTAGTGCACTCGCAAGAAAGGTTGGCATCAAGCTCTACGTCAAGTTCGTACCCGTTAATGCACAGGCCTTCGAACTTGCCCAAGGCAACAATCTGTGGACCAGGACTGGGGTCGAGATCTTTGCCTTCAACGATCTTGGGAATAGGGTGGTGCGTGGAAATGCGAGACACAATCTTTTTCGCCGTAACCACATCCAGGATATTCAAATCTTCAATCGTAACGGAGGCCATTGTTGCAAAGCTGCCGTCAGTCTCGCTTTGGCTCCCGGTAACCACCGAATAAGCAGTCTTGAAAGATATGAGCTCCTTAAACCGAAAGCTTTCAACCCGCGAGGAGCCAAATCCTCCGTCAATGGGCAGCACGCTTGGCGCCTGCGTCTCCAAAATCGCTTCGAACGGCCGGGTTATTTTGCCGCCCAGCGCCATAGCGCTTGCGTTGTAGTAATGCACATATCTCTGTTTTTTTGGGTCAATCATTGTTTTGTTGTTCCTTCGTTCTTGGATTCAAAACTAAATGCATACTCGGCAATGTCGGTGCCGGTGTCCGAGGAGCTGTTCACAGCTCGATTGCCGCGGATGACCAAAACATATTTACCTGGCTGCAATAACGAGCCCGGCACGAGAAGCAGCACAGCGTCTTTTTTTGCCATCTCCGCCGTGACAGGTGCCGACCACTTTGTCGAGCCGGATTCAGACTGAATAATACATGTATAAGAAACAAAATCTGGGTTGGTCGGAATGTCCACGTAAAAAACAAAGGGTTGCTTTGGCCCGGCACTCACCACGAGAGAATTTGCTCCCCGGGAGCCCTGCTGGATAAACGAAAAGGACGCCAGCGCCTGCGGCGCACTGTTTTTCGCAAATTCACCCTTCAATCTCGGTATGGTCACAACATTTTGATAAATAAGTATTGCCAGGATGGCTGCCACTGCAGCAAAGGAATAAGCGGGGCGCATCCACGAAAGCCACCCGGAATAACCAGGGACTCGATTTGCCGCTGTGCTGAGAGATGAATCCTCCTGTAAAATCTCTTTGACATTCGCTACCAGCACCGCTCCCGTCTTTATATCTTCTGCGCAGTCCGAACAGGTGAAATAGTGTTCTTCAAAGACTTCGCGCTGCTCGGGCGTGAGCTCTCCCAGCAAATAACTTTCGGTCAATTTCTTTGTCACCGCTTCAGTATGGTCCATAACCACATCCTGTTGAATGGTTGTTCATAATGTCAAAACGTTTCATTTATTCTTTGTATTCTCTCTGACCATGCTTTCTTACGATTGGCCGGCAAGATTGCCCCAAACCTCTTCACTTCCGTACTAATAGTCGTTTTCAAAGCTCAACCGCTTCATTACGAAAGTAACCATCAGCGTCCTTGTTCCTGTTTTGATCAAGGCCCGTCTTTCTTTTTGTTTTTGTTCAAAGCATCCCTGAAGCTCTGCTTGGCCCGGTGTAAAAGCACCCGCAAGTAGTCGCGATTCACGCCGAACTCGCGGCATACTTCGTCTTTGTGTCTTTCTTCTATAAAAAGCGCATACAGAATACGTCTATTTTTTTTAGGGAGCTGATCCAGAATTTGCCTCACCTGGCGCTGGGTCTGCTCGGTAACCAGCATTTCGTCCAGATTAACCCGCTTGTCGGGAGGATCCACAGGGTTATCTTCCAGGTATACGTCGCGCGAAGAACTGCGATAGTACTCCAAAAGCACATTGTTGCAAACGGAATTTACGAACGAACCCAGGCTGGCGGGGTTCCGGATTCCCCCTTCCTTGCGCAATGTGGTGAATACACGAGCGAATGTGTCCTGACAGAGGTCCTCAATGGCCTGCGGAGAACGCAAGCGGCTGCGCAGTTTGATGAGCAGAAGCTGCTTAAAATAGGTCACAAAATGATCACACGTGACCCCATCTCCAGCGCGTAGGCGTTGGAAATAGTCGTCGT
Proteins encoded in this window:
- a CDS encoding CHAT domain-containing protein, encoding MARQSHRWIFLLVCVVGFSACSRQTQPSPQTVYEALRLKFQHGELIEAQAEADRAYQDYADHDLLWAWRFRVLQAEILIWRGMNDKALVLLDPELPLSLSTDEVAVRRRLLQSTASPYPEAKRFLDEAEHLPLTGDPRLPGEIVLMKGNLSLRNNDLVAAENSFQEAILIAHRESQPFLEARALGSLGIASMQGQHYGEAIDRDKAALAFSESIGARALVAKIMGNLGWCYYRMGDLDTALKLFTDAEALSAELGLQKDQVRRLVNLGIIHWDKAELEEAQNYYLRALTMAKELEDRQDRAMCLNNLALIAIEKKQFDDAELYNRESLDLERGNKDSELYALFTQAKITEGRGEFEQAKTLLQQVIDGSSKNFSLRWIAQARLANIYTTLDQPLLADQEFRKSLGTINQTRASLNREDYKLTFLSSVISFYDDYVSFLLSRKKVSEALHVVELNRARTLTEGLGLKQNTDSVISAEFRPEEIAKRTKTVILSYRLSPGHSHLWAITSSQTEMFELPPQSEIDQTVHSYRAALAGPRDVRETSNPNGQKLYEMLVAPAQKFIPENSHVIIIPDGSLYELNFETLLVRKADQLHYWIEDVVVTNASSLLLLEKATSKEATSTKNMLLIGDPVSPSPQYTTLPQAASEISQVKKYFPADQVQIYEGKNATAKAYLESNPERFSFIHFVAHGVASRESPLDSAVILSGDESSYKLYARDILARRLQANLVTISSCEGAGGRTYAGEGLVGLSWAFLYAGAHQVIAALWEVNDAATPEFMHQFYAGISAGSDPAVALRAAKLSMLNSDGIYRKPFYWAPFQLYQGL
- a CDS encoding sigma-70 family RNA polymerase sigma factor: MELQSFDDDYFQRLRAGDGVTCDHFVTYFKQLLLIKLRSRLRSPQAIEDLCQDTFARVFTTLRKEGGIRNPASLGSFVNSVCNNVLLEYYRSSSRDVYLEDNPVDPPDKRVNLDEMLVTEQTQRQVRQILDQLPKKNRRILYALFIEERHKDEVCREFGVNRDYLRVLLHRAKQSFRDALNKNKKKDGP
- a CDS encoding zf-HC2 domain-containing protein, translating into MLGELTPEQREVFEEHYFTCSDCAEDIKTGAVLVANVKEILQEDSSLSTAANRVPGYSGWLSWMRPAYSFAAVAAILAILIYQNVVTIPRLKGEFAKNSAPQALASFSFIQQGSRGANSLVVSAGPKQPFVFYVDIPTNPDFVSYTCIIQSESGSTKWSAPVTAEMAKKDAVLLLVPGSLLQPGKYVLVIRGNRAVNSSSDTGTDIAEYAFSFESKNEGTTKQ